From Ascochyta rabiei chromosome 12, complete sequence, the proteins below share one genomic window:
- a CDS encoding Peroxisome chaperone and import receptor, with protein MADAPAKHEAEHVNAAPPPADIAPDPEEDDLSDLDDVLDEFANTKLDSKPVTAPTSSAPKAAPQPPVPSSSGPGRPEDISPAELLLQDEDEFAKKLQEEMEQLLGQGDFQKQFEDIMKEMNSEMGGDHLPAPTASEAAAAASSSLKDGTSSKASEPASKADKSFQDTIKKTMERMQESGDAASSAAASSASQDDILAQMLKEMESGGLGGEGSDEDFSKILMGMMEQLTNKEILYEPMKELDVKFPAWMEKNKGKVPTEDLKRYEEQQVLVRQITGRFERKGYSDDNAKDREYIVERMQKMQAAGSPPPDLVGDMNAAQEALAGMDEGCPTQ; from the exons ATGGCGGACGCGCCAGCAAAGCACGAGGCGGAGCATGTGAACGCCGCCCCTCCACCAGCCGACATCGCACCAGACCCCGAGGAAGACGACCTTTCCGACCTGGACGACGTCCTAGACGAGTTCGCAAACACAAAGCTCGACTCGAAACCTGTCACAGCTCCCACATCATCTGCACCCAAGGCCGCACCGCAACCGCCGGTGCCCTCTTCTTCTGGTCCTGGCAGACCAGAAGACATATCGCCCGCTGAACTCCTCCTCCAAGATGAAGACGAATTCGCTAAGAAGTTGCAAGAGGAGATGGAGCAGCTGCTCGGCCAAGGCGACTTTCAGAAGCAGTTCGAAGACATCATGAAGGAAATGAACAGCGAAATGGGCGGCGACCACCTCCCAGCTCCAACAGCCTCTGAAGCCGCAGCCGCAGCGTCCTCGTCACTCAAAGACGGCACCTCCTCCAAAGCAAGCGAGCCTGCCAGCAAAGCAGACAAAAGCTTCCAAGACACCATCAAGAAGACCATGGAACGCATGCAAGAGTCAGGCGACGCAGCATCTTCGGCGGCAGCATCCTCGGCTAGCCAAGACGATATCCTCGCGCAGATGCTCAAGGAAATGGAGAGCGGAGGGCTTGGAGGTGAGGGAAGCGACGAGGATTTCAGCAAGATACTCATGGGCATGATGGAGCAGTTGACCAACAAAGAGATCTTATACGAACCTATGAAGGAGCTTGACGTCAAGTTTCCAGCTTGGATGGAAAAGAACAAAGGAAAGGTGCCGACAGAAGACCTCAAGAGGTACGAGGAGCAGCAGGTGCTGGTTAGACAGATTACAGGGCGCTTTGAGAGGAAGGGCTACAGCGATGACAACGCCAAGGACAGGGAGTATATTGTAGAGAGGATGCAGAAG ATGCAAGCCGCCGGTTCGCCGCCGCCCGATCTTGTTGGTGACATGAATGCCGCGCAGGAAGCACTTGCAGGTATGGACGAAGGGTGTCCAACACAGTAG
- a CDS encoding SUMO conjugating enzyme Hus5, whose protein sequence is MRGANGMMDLKKWDCGVPGKEKTIWEGGLFKLEVTFPDEYPTKPPKCKFVPPLFHPNVYPSGTVCLSILNEEEGWKPAITIKEILLGIQSLLDEPNPESPAQADAFNLFKKDRAAYEKKVRGVVKENPAP, encoded by the exons ATGCGCGGCGCGAATGGCATGATGGACCTCAAGAAGTGGGACTGCGGAGTGCCGGGCAAGGAGAAGACAATCTGGGAGGGCGGCCTGTTCAAGCTCGAGGTCACATTTCCCGACGAGTATCCTACAAAGCCACCAAAGT GCAAATTTGTACCGCCGCTATTCCACCCCAACGTCTACCCGTCTGGCACCGTCTGTCTGTCGATTCTCAACGAAGAGGAAGGCTGGAAGCCCGCCATCACAATCAAGGAGATCCTGCTCGGCATCCAATCACTGCTCGACGAGCCTAACCCAGAATCGCCGGCACAAGCAGATGCGTTCAACCTGTTCAAGAAGGACCGGGCGGCCTACGAGAAGAAGGTGCGCGGTGTCGTCAAGGAGAACCCCGCACCTTAG